A stretch of DNA from Schizosaccharomyces osmophilus chromosome 2, complete sequence:
AAATCTCCTAATGCATCTTCAACATCACGATCGGCTTCGTTCCAATCAATGTCGTCTAGCTCACGTTCATTAATTTCGTATGTTCTCTGCTCATCATTCGAATCTGAAGAGTAGTAATGATCAGATAGTGCCCTGTCTGGAAGATCATAACTAGGATACAGCAAATAGTTCGACTCCGAAAGACGTTCCCACGCTGAAATTGATTCAGTAAGCCAATTTAGTTTGACAACTCGAACATTGCCAATGTTTATTGCCGTTTTCACCTTTTCGGTACGTACCTAAATGGTCAGTCAAATACATATCAAACAGTAATAGGAGAATATTGCATACCTTTGCCGCGATTAAGTGTGTTGGAGATTCGTCAAAGTCTATGACAATTTGTGCTCCAAATGTCATTGCCCATTTTGCGATATCGCTACTTAAAACATCTATCCCTAGTGGGATAACTCCACTGAAGAGAATCCTACAGCCTTTTAGGACTTTGGATTTCATAGAAGGAATGATTTGTTCCACGTTAGCatgtatttttttcgtccggttttcgttttttgattcttcatCGTAATACACTCGATGAATCCTTGTTAGGactttttccaaatgaaGCAATTCTTTGTCCCCTCCATGTAGTAAAGAGTGATCACGCTCATCCTCCTCAAATAATGCAATTTGCTGTTTCGCCAATGGGCGTTCTGATTTTTGCAACTGTAAAGCAGTAAACCTCTCCTTGTTTTGTTCCTCCAAAGCTTGCTTATCTTgcaaaaaagtttcttttaaaagagTTCGTTCTGGAATTGTTGAAGAAGTCTgtgatgaagaagaagaatcagGCAAGACAGCATCTTGATTGGTGTTCACGTCTACACTTTCCTCCTGTTCATGTGAAGTCTCAATAGGTGGATTATTCTCTTGTTCAGGAAGAGGGGTGGGTTTAGCAAGGAAATTACTGTTAATATCCCCAAttccaacaaaaaattcaaaaggtaCGACTTTAATGAGATTCGGATTCCAATCCCAGATGTCACCACGGTCATCGATTATGACAACCATGCTAGTATCACAAGGAAATAGTCGTTGGAGACTCTTCTGAGTTAAACTTCCGCTATCATCACGGGACAGAACACGATCCTgaaatatttttccttcagGATCAATAAGTTTAGCTATTTCTTTGGCGTACGCTTTCGTACCCATAGTATATATATGTAATTCATACATGCTACTAATTCGTGTCAGAAAGTCTTGCAAACCTGGTCGTAGCTTAATGTAATAACGAGACGAATATGTCCTAAAACCTTCCTGTAGATAAAATGATCGGACATCCTTTAGCAGATGATAGTTCGCATTCGAAGGGTCGGACATCCACTCTCCAACAGTTGGATCGACTGTTGCGTGGATAATCGTTTGATCCAAATCAACAATAAGAGAGAGTCTTCGTTCATTACGCAGCCGGACCACATTTTGTTCTTCTATACGATTGGCCTCCTACATATTAAAGAGTTAATGTccgtttctttctttaggataaaaattattattgACTTACGTCCAAGCTTACAGTCAAACCGCCGGTATCGTGGGTCATACTGATATTTGCTCTTGCCATGTCAGAGTATCCCATGTAATCTTGGCTATTTATTGTTAGTATacctttctttaaaaagaaagtgagCGTCAACATACCTGGTGATATTTTCTCCGCAAATCGCACACAACCCTCCGTAGTGGACTTCATGAGTACATGGCTCATGTAGTTTTGCTActacttttctttaagaagaaaatgtcAGAAATTATGGATCACAGACGAAGCGCACATACAAATTATTGTTAAGTTGTTCATCATTATTTACTTCCCACTGAACTAATTCTCCTTCCACGGGACATTCAAACTGCTCAATAAATTCACGATCCACGTATTCTTCAGTGCCATCATCCCGATCTTGCTTCACCTTTGTGAAAAACCGGTACAGCAGCAGTGGAGTATGCCTTTTCACGTAAGTACCTGCTGGTACTAGACATTTTGCAACTTCAATTGGATAATTGAGAGTGTTGGGTAGACGAATCGGTGTCAGTCGTTCCGGCATAGGTATTGACTTCTATTTGgtatttattaaaaaaactaaTCACCTCATACAATGAGTAAAAATACAGTGTTTTAAGTCTTTTTATCTTGCTGTTGCATTCGTGACTTAATGGTGTTGCACAGATGAAACTAGTCACTATAGCAAAATAACTTAGTATAATAATCGTCTTAAGGGTAAATTTGATATCCTTACGGTGATAACAATATTTACGATTAAATTTcctgaaattgaaaagtacATATTAATTAAAGGGACAGGCTTGGTTAATTATGCCAAGATTTCATTtaatattaaaaagaatgttctCGTGAATGAAATTCACAATGTGTAACAGAAACAGTAAGGTCAAAGGAAGTGTAttaattcataaacaaaGCCACGAATGTTTTCAACTGGGTGACTGTAGAATTTCAAGTATAAGTATCCTTAACTTAGCTGATGAGGCCTATTAAAATGGTAAATTCAAGAACATTGGAGACAAAGGACAGGAAGTCATGCTAACAACGCTCAGAAAAAAGTTCGGCCTATTGTACATACAATTAAACAATTCCTGCACTGTTACTACCCAAGTCTTGTACAGGTAAAGCATCTCGCTGATAATAAGCAGCCTCTGTAACAGAAATATAGTTAGGGATTGCATCCACTACACGAGAAAGTTTGGTCTCTATCCATACAAGAAATCCCGCACGAGGTAGCAAGATATCAATATAAgccaaagaaaagataataGAAAGAACAACGGCGGTTAAGTGTAAAACAACGCTCtcagaaaaatcaaaaggaaGTATCAAAATAGGGGCGGCAAGAGCCAAGACCATACGAACTAATTGTGGAATTGCCgatctaaaaaaaaatttcgttaaatttcaataaaaaacaatattaGTTGTACTTACACCTTGGGATGAAGGTCATAGAAAAGATTCATCAAGTACATTGTCAACAAAGAGAACGTCCATCCACTAAAACAAATGTTAGTCAATTTTCATTGGAGatataaaaccaaaactgATTGGGCTTAAAGGCAAGTTAACATACCTAATTCCAACGAAAACACTATCAGACTCAGAGACGTAACAAGCGATTAAAAAGGCGATTCCAGGAATAGCttccaaaaatccaaaaaacaTAGCAATAGTACATAATGTGCCGTATCTTCTCTCAAAACGAGGcattaaaaagaatataccGGCGAGACCGAAAAGGAACGTTAAAAACCCATGGTGAACTAATGGATAAGTGTTCAGCGTATGAACTACACAACAGTTAATACTAAAACAGGTAGTAGCCTTCACGTACGCCTAAATAGGGCGATATTGCTCACGCTTAAGCCAAAGTAGGAGGTGACAGGAAGAAAAACGTTTAGTATGCCACAGACGAATGTTATGAGTGCAACTGCAACAGTGAATAGAGGTATCTTTGTTAATAATAGATCCGCAAACTGTTGGAAGCCTCCTGTGACCTTATCTCCTAACTGGATTGCCATTTGGTTAAATTCGCTATAAAGTCTACTTGAGTATGAATAAGTAGAGTAATAGAAAGGtaattaataaaagaagctGATTTTTATTCTCGTGAATGAGTAAAACAACGTAAAATCACTTCAATGTTAGTTTACCAAGGTGGAACATGTAAGGAATTGGACGTAGTGATGATTAACAGTTTCCTCAATACATacattttttatacttCATATTCTAAATACAATTGATTTCTAAAgttaataaaagaaaacaaaaagttgTTGCTGACTTTTGACTAAAGACTCCATGATGCTTATCCCAATATCAAAGGTAAAGAAACTGAGTCATAATTGCTTTTAGGTACTACCAAAAGTCCATCGTGTGTCTTTTAGTATTCATTTTATTGTTTCTGAAAAGATTTGCTTCCTATGTACAATTTAAAAACTAGACGACTCCATCTTAAATATATTTTAGTATATACGCAGCATCATCCAtagataaaataaataatcgAACCTTTTTCGTATCCTTTTTTGTGCatttattctttataaTGTAAGTTCTGTTCGCAAAGAAAGCTTGGTTCTGCAAATATAGTTGAACAAGATTgcttttacaaaataaaacGCACGTACCATTTCCATTAAGAGTTTCAAGAACTATTTGCAAACGTACAGTTTGAAAAGGTATTCTTTATACGAGTAAATTGTGAACGCTCGGGGTTTAAATTATGGTCAATAAGAAAGGTAGTTGGGGATATTGAAAGGGCATTGGGGAGATTACTAAGATCTTCAAGACTTATTTTATAAGAAATAGAAGATTATCATGTATCTTCTGCAGATTCATCGAGAGAAATTATTAATGCATCATCTTCCAAGACTGGAATGAGCCATATAGATTCAGTCCAAAAAGGATCGTTTTTCTTAGGGATGTCTTTTGACTGAGTAGCTCTAGCATAATTAATAACGCGGATTGTACCATAAATGTCCAAATGGTATAGCTTTCGAATAGAGAATAGATCCCAGTTATGGATTGTTTTGCAATGTCGAAAGCATTCCTCGGGTTCTAATCGTTCCTCACAAAATACACATTTAGCGATAATTGGTTCTGCGTCCTCATCGTTTATactaataaaaaaaagttagcaAAATCTCTTTAGTATATCTTAGTTCATGAGAAACTTACTCAGATACAGTTTCTGAGTCATTTTCGTCAGCCAGGAATTTGTCGGCACtggaagaagcaaaggGTTTTATAATGGAAGCATAATTTACGATGTAGTGCTCATCATATTTGGACGACTTTGAATTCAATCTGAAATGTCGCTTTCTGTACATGTGATCATAAAGGATGTCAGCGTTTGGAAAAGACGCAGAACAAAAAAGACAGCGAACTCTAAGCGAATTAGTAAAAATGATCcttagtaaaaaaaataaaatcggTAGACATACtcctttaattcttttttcattttgcttAGAAACAAGTCAAAATAAACAACGTTATCCGATAATCCAATGTTGAGTTCATGAACGTCAAAGCTATGTTCGAACCATTCTTCACGTGTGTATAAATGTTTTGACCCACAAAAGAGACAttgaaataatttttcctttccgGCTgctctttccttttgttggaCTTTTAAGACACGCTTTAAGGCGTCCGCTTGTGAGTTTTCAAGAAgctcttttggattctgTGCAAAAGATCTATTAGCTTCTAAATGAGAGAAGACTTCGGGAGCGcataaaaaagcatttgaaCTCAAAGCAGCCAAAGGGATATCATGAGGTGTGTCCAAGTGATGAATGAATTCCGTAGGGGAATACCCTTGTGATTTACAGCTAAAGGGACAAGAAAGCATTGAAGGCCaaccaaaaaggaatcaaCGGATGTTTGACACAGAACGCAACGAAGTAGAAATGGAAAATCGACCACGAAATCCACGGTATGTTTTACACGTCAAAAACCCCAAGTTTTTATGGAAAATTGTCCTTGGAAATGACACTGGAAAGCCAATCTTACGGGAAATCCTAGTACTTGTGCAAATTAGGTTGCAGGCGTGAATTGGGTCTCTTTGACAGTATCCAATGTAAAGTACCTAGGTTCGTATAGCTCGTTAAGATGAAATCTAGTTTAAttagtaaaaataatttcGATACTGTTGTCTTTTCTCGTTTCAAGAGTTTTTTGGTTAAAATTGATgaatatttgtttacatagCATTTaacgaaaatgaacgatTGCGCAGAAAATTTACCGCTCTACAACGCAATTTCGAATTCTCATGTCTCCACTTCTGTGAACAGGGAAAATGCAAAGCAAGCCTTTGCGATAGTAAAAACTGGGAATGGGCCAATGCCTTTTATAAGCCATTGTGATCCAAAACGTCCTTCATTACTTATAAAGATATTATCGAaattcaattgaaaaagaaggaagggCATGGAGCTTATGGCACGCTTTATAGAGCgatatttacattttgCTCCTTCAAATACAGAACCTCCAGGAACATTGATATGGTTTTTAGGACATTCTTACAAAAGTGAAGATGGTCGATGGCCGGAGAAATTTTTAGTAGACTCGTTTTCGCTGATTACAATTACTTATCGATCAGGAATTGAAGGTTTAGAAAATTTGGCTTCTGATGCTGGCTGGGGATGCATGATTCGATCTACTCAAACGTTGCTAGCTAATAGTATTCGAAAGTTATATCCAGAAAAGCCTTTTTTTAGTATAGTGAATTTGTTTGCGGACGAACCAGCTGCtccattttcaattcatcaatttgtGTCTATTGGAAAACAATCCTGTGACATTCCACCTGGGCAATGGTTTGGTCCGAGTGCTTCTAGTACATGTGTTTCGTAAGTTATTCGATTGATATGtcttccaaaattgaaaggttttaatgttttctttgcttgttGCTAGTATTTTGTGTGCGATCATGCTATCTGCAGTTCAAGTCCTTTCATGGAAGAATCTAAAGGTATATACGACTAACATATTTACAGACGACTTTGTGAACAATATGACGGCCTTGACTTAAATGTATACGTGGCCAAGAATGGTACAAGTGTTTATCGAGATCAGCTCTTCCAAAATCCATTTCCTATACTACTTTTAATTCCTACGCGATTGGGCATTGATACTGTTAATGATATATATCATGAGCAAATTTTACGcgtttttgaaattcctTCGTTCGTTGGTATAACTGGTGGTCGGCCTAGATCTGCGCATTATTTTTATGCTCGACAAAACCAACAGCTTTTTTATCTTGATCCACATTGCACATATTCTGCCCATACAACAACTCAACCGGCCTCTGAGGATACATTCCACACAGCTAGTTTACGACGGATATCACTTCAGGAACTAGATCCGTGCATGGTTTTTGGGTTTCTCCTTAGAAATTCGGACGAAGCTGATGAATTTGAGCAACATCAGAAAAAAATCGCAGATATTGTACAATATTTTGACGTTGAACCGAAACTTTTGGATTCTCAAGATGACTTTGTGATGGACGAAAACTTTGATGACTGCTTTTAAGGCTGCAAGATAAATTACTGATGGCTAATGATTTTACTTAATGACCTACAATTATTTAGTTTTCTTATAGCTATGCCTTTGTAACTCGACGATGGTTGTCCTATGGAAAGCGTACTCCGGATGAAGTATTGAAGATTTCCCTGACAAATAGAGAATCCAATAATTCTTCACAGATTAATGATTATacattaaagaaaaaataacttTATTGAAGAGCGTCTCCAACAACCTAATGTCTATAATGTCTGAAGTTTAACATCTCATCTTCGTATTTATAACGGATCGATTGGAATTTCACTCATAGGCAACTTaatataattatttatgaAAGCATAAAAAGGTTACTTTCGTACATCTGGAGATTATTAATTTATCAAGTTGTATATTATCTCATAGGCTGACTTTCCCATTAGTGAATAAGGCACAGGAAATTATTGAAGCGAGTACTTGCTTAAAATGGTACTCCAAATCTAAAAAGGTTCTTAAAGGGCTTATGAAATTGATTTCTGCGAACGCTTTTAGTGTCACTGGAGCTGATGCTTTCTTTACTTGTTTTGCTATGAGGAGGAACGAACTTTTACCAATGCACGAGCTGATCCTATGAATCAGTATAACCAAtatcttgttttttcagtaattgttcaatttttgatCTTGATCTCGACAGCGTGTAGAGATGCTTGAGTCTTCTCTTGTAACCATCACCTTCCTTCCTTTGATTCTGTCATCGTCTATTTTGAGTAACACGTCTGTAACTTGAatgtttcttcttgtaCAATATTTCGCGTTTGTATACTCAACGCTTCCTATCAAGTCACGGTATTTGCATTTAGTGAGTCGCAAAGCACATGCTAAAGTATTACgagaagaaataaagaCAAGTATGAAAtctacttctttttatatctGCTATGCTTTTGAGTAACGAGCAGGTAAGTAGTTTTTTACTCAAGAGTCTGAAACTAATTTGTTACGTTTTGTAGTACCTGGCTCAACTAGCAGAGCACTTACAGCAGTTGGAAGGAAAAGGAGCTAGTTCCTTGTATTTGtcccaaaagaaaagtatgaacttgaaagaacaagaagatGCATTCTGGTAGAAGACATGCTAATTGATATCCCTAGATCCAGCCTCTGGTGATGAACAGAATACCAAACCATCAATCTTACTTAGAGCTAAGAATGGAGCAAACTGGAAAATCTCGACAACTGTAGATGCCGAGAACTTTACAgaattctttggaaaatataCAGAGGTTTGCAAAGGTGGAATGATTGGGTTGAAGAAACGTGaccgaaagaaaaacaagaagaaaaagaaagcaccTACAGCATCCACTGCATAAAGTTAGTATGCGAGTTTCGCTAGGGATCTGATGATCCACCTAtttcttgctttctttattctattCTATACTACTCTATCGATAATGTCGACTGTTATTTATGAAATATAATTCTCAGGAAAATTCCTTTGCAGTAACAGCTTTCCAGCTTTTATACAGTAACCATTGGATTCTATATTATCTTGTATCTGTTTACACTCTTCTGTTCGCTACCTATTCGTCTTTTcgtcttgtttttttcccAAGAATCTTAGAACGTTCCCTTTTGTTGAAACTCGGCATGTAAAGAAATGCGACGAAGCAAAATATAGTAGCTCTCCtatctttctatttttgtttgtcatttcatcttttttagcttttttGGCATACAATAAAGATGTCTACGTTTGGTTGAAAATGCTTTGCTTCCATCCTCCTTACGGTGGGTATGAACTGACCGGTAGGGAGTAAATTGTTTTCACATCAGGTTTCTTTCTCATAGATTTCAAGTCTCCATCATGAAGCTTGTTCATTAATTGTTTACCTTCTTTACAATAGCTATTCTCATAGAATCCATCTaccttccttttcctttagtGATCTACTTTCTACCTCGTTAATTGATACAAACGTAAAATTCATATTTGTGAAGATCATGCAGATCCTCCACACAATCCCTTTTCGTAACGATATTGCTTATTCGTCTAAGAAATTCACATTTCTACCTTTGGCACCACCAGAAAACATCAATTTCGTAGAGCGGCTGCGGATATCATAGTTTAGTGGTCTTCTTTATGAGTGTTGTTCAGCAATCAGAGACACCCTTATCCTACTCCGATCTTGCTACTCGTGCTAGCAATTTCTCCTTCAATGCGAACCTACCATTGAAAAACTGGCTAAGAACATCACAGGCCATCTTAAAACAAgtatgttgtttttttactGAAATCCAATTGCGTCtcaattttgcttttgtgCTGAAATGCTAACAAACACCCGAATGGATTTAGGCTCATGTATATGTACTAGAAAAGGACTATTCCAATGGagcatttcttttgatacGTTATAGTGagttatttttaaaatgcCAGCAGCATCCAGAATCCCAAGGATACCGAAAACAGTTGTTTGAATACTTTCAGGTTTGTGTCTTTCTACAGTTGCTTCATCGCGCATTCAGAGGACTTGCAAGAAATTGACCATTATTGTCATAGATTGTTAAGAACGAGGTATTACAAGAGATTCAGCTTTTAAAGCCTTTGgtagaaaagcaatatgAAGAATATCAAATGAGGCAAGCTTCAGTTCCACCGAAACAGGTAAAATCGTTACCTCAACCAAAGCGGCAAGTATCTCCTGTTTCTGAGCCGCAATTAGAACAATGGGCACTTTCTGAACTACAGATTCTTCCACGAGATGCATCCAATGAATTACTATCCAGTGTTTCATCATCTTCCTCTAGACCAATCTTTGATTATTCTTCTCTTCAATCATCTTTGGATTCTTCTTATTCCACTCCAGTGCCCGAATCTCAGTCTTTGGTTAATTCCTCCAAACCATCAAATCATGCTTCTCTTCCTCAATCCCTAAGTCCCGAAGTGTCTTTGGATAATCAAACGGGTCACATTATTCCATATTCAGAACCCAAAAAGCCTCAAggatctttcaaaattcgtGCTTATACAGAAGGAGGGAAGCCATTGCGAACAGTTTATCTTCCAAAGTCTCTGAAATCAAAGTTCCTTCGAGTTGCCGAACTAAAtaccaagaaaagattgGAAACGTGTGGCATTCTTTGTGGAAAGTTGAGGCAAAATGCGTTTTTTATCACGCAGCTTGTCATTCCTGCTCAGGAAGCTACAACAGATACATGTGGTACGACAGATGAAACAGCGTTATTTGATTACCAGGATAAACATGACCTTTTGACGTTAGGTTGGATCCATACACATCCTACGCAGACATGCTTCATGAGTAGCGTTGATTTACATACCCATTGCTCTTACCAGTTGATGCTCCCTGAAGCAATCGCCATTGTTATGtctccttcaaaaacaCCAGAGTAAGTATATTGATTTGttttaacttttttctACATGTTCAGCCTAAGCTAACACAGTTGTTTTTAGATCCGGTATGTTCCGTTTGCTTGATCCAAAAGgacttgaaaaaatcataCACTGTCGAACACCTGGCTTATTTCACATGCACGAAGGACAAGtttatacaaaaataagCCAAAATGGACATATCAGAGAGATTGATGCCAGTGTAGAAATGGTGGACCTTCgttaaaaattgaaaagcaattgcttttttacctttttcctttctttgtattctttccttttgttaTGGTATGAAATTGATATAATCGCTCTTCGCCTATGTTTCTTCTAATATTAATATTAATATTTTCCTGTCACACATCATATACTCAACTTGAGCTCAACTCTTTATTCTCATTGATTCAATAGATGAATACTGTAATCTGAAACTTATAAAGGATTTGCGGATATGCCAAGAAGAATTCATTACTAAATTAAACCTAAATATGTaccaaaatccaaaaacctaaaaagaagagagtTTTAAATAGGGAAACTGATACCGAAAACACAACTCGATTTCAGGAACGTTTTGTAACTTTCCCCCAAAACGAGTAATGTCAAACGATATGAAACTGATGGATAGAGAACCAACAGCAAAATGAAATCGAGCTTCTGCCATTGAGAAGCGCGAAGACTATAGCAGACCGTAACTAAAACATTAGCTCAATGCTATGATCCATTAATCTGCCATGACTGCCTGGGGTTCCTTATTCTGATTCACATCGGAAGAAGTACCTGGTTTGGGATGAGCAATATTCACAGAAGCctctgcttcttcttgtgAATATGCAGGCTCTTTTAAGTCTTTCAAACGACGTCTGTGAACTTTGGTTCGCTTGTGGAGACGCATCGCTTCATCAGTGGCAAAGTGACGAGCGCATTCAACACAGTAATGCTGTCCCAAGCCAGGTAGGTCAGGATCTAGAGgctttttttcatgtttttctGGCTCAACCAAGTCTTGGTGAATTTGATCCAAATCTCTGTTCCTCTGTTAATACAATGTTCATCAATCAAGCGCCTAAGCGAATTGACAACACTCGGCGAACTAAACACTTACCTTCCGTACACACGAGTTCGGTAGAGATGGTGATTGCCATTGCTACGGTGTTTCCGTTTTGTCGAGTATCTGGTCATCCTACCTTCAATTTTCAAGTAGTGGTTGGAAGACGCCAAGTTCTACCTCTAAACATTGAAATTTGTCTCACCGTTCAATCCTTATTCCATTTACCGAAGCAAACTAAAGTGCGTTATATGCTGTTATCTACCCAAGTAACAATGTGTCaaatcctttgtttactaaaatgtaaacaaaacacagCTGCCTGAAAggcttgcttttcttcgttGTTTAAATTATAGGATAGTAATTAGTATATAAATAGCCTGTACTTAAAGATTCCAGGACATGTTGTATATCAGAAAGCAGATGGTGATTTTTTCGGTTGCTCTTGAAAGGATACCTGCACCATAATGAATCAAATTTGACAGAATAATACTTTAGTTA
This window harbors:
- the atg4 gene encoding Atg8 deconjugator Atg4, which codes for MELMARFIERYLHFAPSNTEPPGTLIWFLGHSYKSEDGRWPEKFLVDSFSLITITYRSGIEGLENLASDAGWGCMIRSTQTLLANSIRKLYPEKPFFSIVNLFADEPAAPFSIHQFVSIGKQSCDIPPGQWFGPSASSTCVSRLCEQYDGLDLNVYVAKNGTSVYRDQLFQNPFPILLLIPTRLGIDTVNDIYHEQILRVFEIPSFVGITGGRPRSAHYFYARQNQQLFYLDPHCTYSAHTTTQPASEDTFHTASLRRISLQELDPCMVFGFLLRNSDEADEFEQHQKKIADIVQYFDVEPKLLDSQDDFVMDENFDDCF
- the sst2 gene encoding AMSH/STAMBP protein-like protein, ubiquitin specific-protease — encoded protein: MSVVQQSETPLSYSDLATRASNFSFNANLPLKNWLRTSQAILKQAHVYVLEKDYSNGAFLLIRYSELFLKCQQHPESQGYRKQLFEYFQIVKNEVLQEIQLLKPLVEKQYEEYQMRQASVPPKQVKSLPQPKRQVSPVSEPQLEQWALSELQILPRDASNELLSSVSSSSSRPIFDYSSLQSSLDSSYSTPVPESQSLVNSSKPSNHASLPQSLSPEVSLDNQTGHIIPYSEPKKPQGSFKIRAYTEGGKPLRTVYLPKSLKSKFLRVAELNTKKRLETCGILCGKLRQNAFFITQLVIPAQEATTDTCGTTDETALFDYQDKHDLLTLGWIHTHPTQTCFMSSVDLHTHCSYQLMLPEAIAIVMSPSKTPESGMFRLLDPKGLEKIIHCRTPGLFHMHEGQVYTKISQNGHIREIDASVEMVDLR
- the srp14 gene encoding signal recognition particle subunit Srp14, with product MLLSNEQYLAQLAEHLQQLEGKGASSLYLSQKKNPASGDEQNTKPSILLRAKNGANWKISTTVDAENFTEFFGKYTEVCKGGMIGLKKRDRKKNKKKKKAPTASTA
- the bud20 gene encoding zinc finger ribosome biogenesis protein Bud20 codes for the protein MTRYSTKRKHRSNGNHHLYRTRVYGRDLDQIHQDLVEPEKHEKKPLDPDLPGLGQHYCVECARHFATDEAMRLHKRTKVHRRRLKDLKEPAYSQEEAEASVNIAHPKPGTSSDVNQNKEPQAVMAD
- the fcp1 gene encoding RNA polymerase II CTD phosphatase Fcp1, translated to MPERLTPIRLPNTLNYPIEVAKCLVPAGTYVKRHTPLLLYRFFTKVKQDRDDGTEEYVDREFIEQFECPVEGELVQWEVNNDEQLNNNLKVVAKLHEPCTHEVHYGGLCAICGENITSQDYMGYSDMARANISMTHDTGGLTVSLDEANRIEEQNVVRLRNERRLSLIVDLDQTIIHATVDPTVGEWMSDPSNANYHLLKDVRSFYLQEGFRTYSSRYYIKLRPGLQDFLTRISSMYELHIYTMGTKAYAKEIAKLIDPEGKIFQDRVLSRDDSGSLTQKSLQRLFPCDTSMVVIIDDRGDIWDWNPNLIKVVPFEFFVGIGDINSNFLAKPTPLPEQENNPPIETSHEQEESVDVNTNQDAVLPDSSSSSQTSSTIPERTLLKETFLQDKQALEEQNKERFTALQLQKSERPLAKQQIALFEEDERDHSLLHGGDKELLHLEKVLTRIHRVYYDEESKNENRTKKIHANVEQIIPSMKSKVLKGCRILFSGVIPLGIDVLSSDIAKWAMTFGAQIVIDFDESPTHLIAAKVRTEKVKTAINIGNVRVVKLNWLTESISAWERLSESNYLLYPSYDLPDRALSDHYYSSDSNDEQRTYEINERELDDIDWNEADRDVEDALGDLSDGDDNEENPIDIGETSSPAENELDSKKRKNDDETPSKPDDEKRKKLNDAKGVKESSDQEQKSNNGNESEGLEDLAELMEEELSKKEK
- a CDS encoding zinc finger C2H2-type, ZNF277-like protein, implicated in transcriptional regulation, producing MLSCPFSCKSQGYSPTEFIHHLDTPHDIPLAALSSNAFLCAPEVFSHLEANRSFAQNPKELLENSQADALKRVLKVQQKERAAGKEKLFQCLFCGSKHLYTREEWFEHSFDVHELNIGLSDNVVYFDLFLSKMKKELKEVRCLFCSASFPNADILYDHMYRKRHFRLNSKSSKYDEHYIVNYASIIKPFASSSADKFLADENDSETVSDINDEDAEPIIAKCVFCEERLEPEECFRHCKTIHNWDLFSIRKLYHLDIYGTIRVINYARATQSKDIPKKNDPFWTESIWLIPVLEDDALIISLDESAEDT
- the rbd4 gene encoding rhomboid family protease, which translates into the protein MAIQLGDKVTGGFQQFADLLLTKIPLFTVAVALITFVCGILNVFLPVTSYFGLSVSNIALFRLHTLNTYPLVHHGFLTFLFGLAGIFFLMPRFERRYGTLCTIAMFFGFLEAIPGIAFLIACYVSESDSVFVGISGWTFSLLTMYLMNLFYDLHPKVSAIPQLVRMVLALAAPILILPFDFSESVVLHLTAVVLSIIFSLAYIDILLPRAGFLVWIETKLSRVVDAIPNYISVTEAAYYQRDALPVQDLGSNSAGIV